A region from the Salvia splendens isolate huo1 chromosome 15, SspV2, whole genome shotgun sequence genome encodes:
- the LOC121766893 gene encoding uncharacterized protein LOC121766893 translates to MEPFTAPNPELYSKLFGLNFKGASTSGKIWIFTREGFNFDVMDDSEQALHGILRLEACSQPVAVTTAIYAKCTRAERYPLWYKLRDLADNLESRPWIIGGDFNNILNPRDRSGSESNRQAEMLDFAEAIEDCRLVDVGFDGAPFTWAKNNLFERLDRVFINEQWMSVFEATRITNLPRVTSDHGPIPVRCKTKVTGDKVGTSDSRTCG, encoded by the coding sequence ATGGAACCTTTCACCGCGCCAAACCCGGAGTTGTATTCGAAGCTTTTCGGACTCAACTTCAAAGGCGCTTCCACGTCGGGGAAAATTTGGATCTTTACTAGAGAGGGATTTAACTTTGATGTTATGGATGACTCCGAGCAAGCTCTCCACGGTATACTTCGCTTGGAGGCATGCAGCCAACCTGTGGCGGTCACGACGGCTATCTATGCTAAGTGTACTCGCGCGGAAAGATATCCACTTTGGTACAAATTGCGGGATCTTGCGGACAACTTAGAGAGTCGGCCGTGGAttattggaggggacttcaacaacATTCTTAACCCACGAGATAGGTCCGGGAGCGAGTCTAATAGGCAAGCGGAGATGTTGGACTTCGCGGAAGCAATCGAAGATTGTAGACTGGTCGATGTGGGCTTTGACGGTGCACCTTTCACTTGGGCAAAGAACAACCTATTTGAGAGGCTTGACAGAGTTTTTATAAATGAGCAGTGGATGAGCGTTTTCGAGGCAACAAGAATCACGAACCTGCCTCGCGTCACCTCAGATCATGGTCCCATCCCGGTTCGATGCAAAACAAAGGTGACAGGGGACAAGGTAGGAACTTCcgattccagaacatgtggTTGA